The following are from one region of the Peromyscus leucopus breed LL Stock chromosome 18, UCI_PerLeu_2.1, whole genome shotgun sequence genome:
- the Bbs10 gene encoding Bardet-Biedl syndrome 10 protein, whose product MASPGSVTAALRVAEALETIASRCVGPEGGQVLCTKATGEVLLSRDGGRLLEALHLEHPLARMIVACVSSHLKKTGDGAKTFIIFLCHLLRGLHATRGKEKDSSFTSANIQTHERHWRNCCQWKSISQALLTFQTQILDCIVDQYLSRHYLSVFSSSAKGRTLCRHSLESLLEAYFCGRVGRNNGRFISQLMCDYVFKCMACKWIEVFELVDNCFVELNIGVTGLPVSDSRIVDGLVLHRDFSVYCPADGDIRVVLVTEILQPLFSSSGSEFILNSEAQFQASQCWVMERTKAVMRHMHSQNIKLLLSSVKQPDLVIYCARLNSISVVECLSSEEVSLVQRITGLLPCALSQVTSRCEISDTTLVKFCKPLILRSKRYVHLGLVSTCAFVPHCMILCGPVLGLVQQHESAFHGAFKMLRQLFSDLDLNYIIQTKDQSDPSPLTYSNGRESNGKYQDTRVKSQNKLENTQTYLKVYSNLAASDTELKTHMPWAAHKETPIDTSQTDEILKCLSPEKNWVIDDSELLIENNSTEDPTVEDTRTETSSENVQVTNNPGKGYTLPVIYKSLDTCTSQGYCSSTIPAGCVLPVGGNFEILLHYYLLNYAKQCQQSDEALVSMLIANALLGLPKILYKSKKGKDSFPHLYVRSLHALQTSQPMVSGQSGLEPVAGKYQLLTSVLQCLMKILTIDLVINIKRQPQKIGDQDSEDEL is encoded by the exons ATGGCGTCCCCGGGGTCCGTGACCGCGGCGCTGCGGGTGGCCGAGGCGCTGGAAACCATCGCCAGCCGCTGCGTGGGGCCCGAGGGCGGGCAAGTGTTGTGTACGAAGGCCACCGGCGAGGTGCTGCTCAGCCGGGATGGAGGCCGCCTCCTGGAGGCGCTGCACTTAGAGCATCCCTTAGCCAG GATGATAGTGGCGTGTGTTTCCAGTCACCTTAAAAAAACAGGAGATGGTGCTAAAacgtttattatttttctttgccatTTACTCAGAGGACTTCATGCaaccagaggaaaagaaaaagattcatcATTCACTTCTGCAAATATTCAGACCCATGAAAGGCACTGGAGAAACTGTTGTCAGTGGAAATCTATTTCTCAGGCTCTCTTGACGTTTCAGACACAAATACTAGATTGTATTGTGGACCAGTACTTAAGCAGGCACtatttgtctgtcttttcttcctctgctaaAGGAAGAACACTGTGCAGGCACTCTCTAGAGTCACTCCTGGAGGCATACTTTTGTGGAAGAGTGGGAAGAAACAATGGCAGATTTATTTCACAGTTGATGTGTGACTACGTTTTCAAGTGTATGGCTTGTAAATGGATTGAAGTATTTGAGCTGGTGGACAACTGTTTTGTGGAGTTGAATATTGGTGTGACAGGCCTCCCTGTTTCAGATTCTAGAATTGTGGATGGCCTGGTGCTGCACCGAGACTTTTCTGTGTATTGCCCAGCAGATGGTGATATAAGGGTGGTGTTGGTAACGgaaatcctccagcctctgttcTCATCATCCGGATCAGAGTTTATTCTAAATTCAGAAGCGCAGTTTCAGGCATCTCAGTGTTGGGTCATGGAAAGGACAAAAGCAGTAATGAGACATATGCATAGTCAGAATATAAAACTGCTCCTGTCCAGTGTGAAGCAACCAGACCTGGTTATTTACTGTGCACGATTAAATAGCATATCGGTGGTGGAGTGCCTGTCATCCGAAGAGGTTTCTCTTGTCCAGAGGATCACTGGTCTCCTTCCATGTGCTCTATCACAGGTCACCTCACGGTGTGAAATTTCAGATACTACTTTGGTGAAATTTTGTAAGCCTCTTATCCTTAGATCCAAAAGGTATGTTCATCTTGGCTTGGTTAGCACATGTGCGTTTGTACCTCACTGTATGATCCTCTGTGGGCCGGTTTTGGGTCTCGTTCAACAACACGAGAGTGCTTTTCATGGAGCGTTTAAGATGCTTCGACAGCTATTTTCTGACCTTGATCTAAATTACATTATACAAACCAAAGACCAGAGTGACCCAAGTCCTCTTACTTATAGCAATGGCAGAGAAAGCAATGGTAAGTATCAGGACACAAGAgtaaaaagccaaaataaattggaaaacactcagacatacttaaaagtatattcaaattTGGCGGCTTCAGATACAGAATTAAAAACACATATGCCGTGGGCGGCACACAAGGAGACACCAATAGATACATCTCAAACAGACGAAATACTGAAGTGCTTGTCTCCAGAAAAAAACTGGGTAATTGATGACTCTGAACTGTTGATTGAGAATAATTCCACTGAAGATCCTACAGTAGAAGACACTAGAACTGAAACTTCTTCTGAAAATGTACAGGTCACAAATAATCCTGGGAAAGGGTACACGTTGCCAGTGATATACAAGTCACTCGACACCTGTACCTCCCAGGGTTATTGTTCGTCAACTATCCCAGCAGGCTGTGTTCTGCCAGTGGGTGGTAATTTCGAGATCTTGCTCCATTATTATCTTCTCAACTATGCCAAACAATGCCAGCAGTCAGATGAAGCCCTGGTCAGTATGTTAATAGCCAATGCACTTTTAGGCCTCCCGAAAATCCTTTACAAGTctaagaaaggaaaggacagctTTCCACACCTGTACGTGCGATCTCTGCATGCACTGCAAACCAGTCAGCCCATGGTAAGTGGTCAGTCAGGCTTGGAGCCAGTAGCTGGTAAGTACCAGTTACTAACTTCAGTTCTTCAGTGTTTGATGAAAATACTAACCATTGATTTAGTAATCAATATTAAGAGACAACCTCAGAAGATCGGTGACCAAGATTCAGAAGATGAACTCTAA